Genomic DNA from Bryobacter aggregatus MPL3:
GCGATTGCTGCTTGCAGGTCATTTTTCATCCAAGGCAGTTTGGCTTCTGCGGGACCGCCGAAGCTGGCCCGGCTTCCTTCGGCTGCGGCGGGAACATAAGCTTCCAGCTCACCGAGATTCGCACCAAACATCCCGGGCACCAGGGACAGCGCGAAGGTGATGAATAGGGTTCCGACCAGGGCTCGTCCGACGCCCAGGCTCTCTCCGATCTTGATCCCGTCCATCGGAATCTTTCCAAGGAGATAGAAGCCGGGCAGCGCGAACAATACGACCCAGGCAGCCAGGAAGCGTTCCCGGGTGAGGAAGCCCCAATGGAGAACGGCGTCTACATTGCTCAGGTATTTCAGCATGGCCGCAAGGATCAGAAAGCCCATCACGACCTTGATACGGATCATCCAACTGCCGGCGCGCGGGAGCCCCTTCAAGACGCCGGGAAACAAAGCCAAAAAGAAGAAGGGGAGCGAAAGGCCAAAGCTGAAGGCCATCATCCCCAGGGCGGGAAGGAGTTTGTCGCCTTGGATGGAGGCGGCCAAGAGCGTTCCGACGAAGGGGCCGACGCAGGCGAAGCTCGTCAGAGAGAAGGTGAGTCCCATCAACAGGGTGCCGGCAATGCCGCCGCCATCGCTTGCGGAATTCAGCTTTGTGAGCAAGCCGGAAGGCAGGGTAATCTCATATGCTCCTAGAAGACTGAGCGCCAGTGCAAAGAAAACAATGCAGATGAAGGAGTTTACCCAGACGTTGGATCCGATCGAGACCACTCCGAAGGGGCCGAGAATTGCTGTCAAAGCGAAGCCAATGGCCGTAAACAGGACGACAATCCCGGCGCAGAAGAGTACGGCGTCAGCGAGAATTCTGCCCTTCGAGGCACCCTGCTTTTGCAGGAAAAAGCTCATCGTGATCGGAATCATTGGGAAGACGCAAGGAGTGAGGACGCTGGCGAGACCAAAGCCAAAGGCGAGCAGGAGAAACTCGCTGATGCTCTTTTGGGCGGGGGCGGTCTGGGTGGGGGTTGTAGTCCAGGCGAAGGCGGCGTCGTAAACGACTGCCTTTTTCCTCGGCGGCAGGCACTGACTGTCGTCACAAGCCTGATAACGGACTTCGACTGCAAGATCGGGTTGGTTTGCCGCAATGTCTCTTGTTGCCTTTGCCACAAGAGTAAACTCGACGGCATCTCCAAAAGTCTCGGTTTCGGTACCGAAGCCCGGATCCATTTTCCGGATCGGCGCCGGTTGGTCGACACGGATCACTTCAAACGCGGCCGCTTCAGGAGCTTGAATTTTGGTGGGTTTAGGAGGGGGGGCGTGGTGAGGGAATACAGATGCCACCCTGCATCGAGCTTAGCCCGGACCGGAATCTTGAACTCCGCGCCAGCCTTGGCTGCCGGAATTGGTCCGAGTGCCCAGTGGATCGGGTCCAGCTTCTGTGCAACCAGACTGGAAACAGCTAGGGCAAGCAGGCAGACAAGGCGGCGCATATATCTATTGATTCTGGCGCAGTTTATTTGGATTCGCGCAAGGTCGCCAAACCTTCTTCGATTCTGTCGTTTACGCTATTGTTGGCATACTCGGCAGCAACGCGGATGGCGTTCTTGATCGCGTTCGGGTTCGAACGGCCGTGGCAGATGATACAAACGCCTCGAACGCCCAGAAGCGGTGCGCCACCGTACTCGGAGTAGTCCGTACGGCGCTTGAGCTCACTGAAGCCGTTCTTGGCCAGCACCGCGCCTACCTGGCGGGTGATGGTGGAGCTTAGGCTCTCCTTGAGCATGCTCTTGAAGACCTCGACCAGACCTTCGCTGACCTTCAGCGCCACATTCCCGATGAAACCGTCGCAGACGATCACGTCGGCCAGACCCGTGTACAGGTCGCGGCCTTCGACATTGCCGATGAAATGAATCGGCAACTGCTTCAACAGTGGGGTGGTGGCGTGGGTCAGAGCATTGCCCTTGTGTTCCTCCTCACCAATGGAGAGGAGGCCTACGCGGGGCTTGGGAATGCCGAAGATGGCCCGGCTGTAGATGTGCCCCATGAAGGCGAACTGGGCCAGCATCTCTGCAGACGCGTCCACATTCGCTCCGATATCGACCAGAACGGTGGGGGTTCCTTTGAGAGTAGGGAAGGCGGTTGCCAGGGCAGGGCGTTCGACGCCACGGATCATGCCCTGGACCATTTTCGAGGTCGCCATGGCGGCGCCAGTATTGCCTGCGGAGACAACGCCAGCGGCAACGCCATCACGGACCAGCCGGCAGGCTACACGAATCGAGGAATCCTTTTTGGTCCGCATTGCTTTCGCAGCAGAATCCTCCATCGTGATCACCTCGCTTGCGTTGGTGATCTCGATGGGCAGGTTTTTCCATTTTCCGTGCAGGTTCAGCTCGTCTTTGATGACGCTTTCGCGTCCGACAAGTACAACGCGAACATCAAAGGCTTTGACGGCGCGGAGCGCCCCTTCCACTTCGCTTTTGGGGGCGTGGTCGCCGCCCATTGCATCGACGGCAATGGTGATCATTGGCCGTGTTTGTGAGCTTTAATACTTCTCGACTTCGACGACAGCGCGACCCTTGTAGAATCCGCAGGAGGGGCAGGCGCGGTGGGGGAGCTTGGAGGCGCCGCAGTTGGAGCATTCGCTGCCGACGGGCTTGGCAATCGCATCATGAGCCCGGCGGGTGGAGGTGCGGCGCTTCGAGTGACGGCGTTTCGGATTAGGCATTTCAATTTCCTTCTAAAAAACTAACTCTTCAATTTCAGTCCACGGAGTGCTTCCCAGTGATCCTTGGCTTCCACCGGCTCACAGGTACAATCTCGCAGATTCCAATTCTCACCGCAGGACGGGCACAGACCCTGACAATCCTCGCGGCAAGTCCTTTGCATCGGGAGAGCCAATACAACTTGCTCTCGCAATAAATCGTTCAACTCCAGGCCTTCGCCGGCATAGAAACCGATTTCGACGTCCTCGTCGCCCAGGCCTTCTTCTGGTTTCATGTCCGGACTTTCCGGCAGATAAACCAAATCAAAGTCTGTGTCGACCGGGAAACGATACGATTCCAGGCACCGATCACATTCGATGTCAAAATCCAACTTCAAGTGGCCTTTGACCCGAATCTCATCGAGCACCTGCCGTAACTCGGCTTGACCTTCCACTTTAAGAGGGGAAGCCTGCTTTAATTTCGGATCGAGAAAATCGATTGCATCAACCGGTAACTCGAGTGAAATCCGCAGGGGACGTAACTCCATATCCCGCACGTTCAGAAACATGCACACCTCCTCGCTTCAGTTTCGCGAGTCGCAAAACTTCAATTGTAGCACCAATTTGCGTTAGCCGCGGTCTTCAAAGAGCGGCTCGACTTCCATGGAAGTCAAAACCCACATTCCATATGCGCCGAGAGCACTGCCAATGGGGATGCTGATGATGGTCAGCGAGCAAATCACCATCCCGAGCGTCCGGGCCCAGGGCTGTAATCGTAACAAACCCATGCCGGTGAGCGTCAGTGGCACAGCCAGGAAAATATTTAAGAAGACAATTCCGACGACGATCGGACCCAGCACCGTTGAGGCGCCCTCGAAAGCGTTGGACAGCTCCGATGGCCCCCCATTGGCGAGCATCCAGATGAGAGAACCCAGGCCGCCGCCGATTCCCATCACGATCATCAAGATCGCCAACGTACGAAGATGTTGCGCCATGCGAATTCCATAATACCGATTCGACGGCGAAAAAACAGAAACGATACGTTATACTATTCGAGAATCGTCCACTTCTAATGCTTATCGGCACTGAATCTCCAGCGTTTCTGCTTGCGGCTCCCAGTACCGCTGAGAAACTTCTCGATGCGCTATTCGACGACACCTTCGCTGGTGTCCACTCGCTGGCTGCATTTGACTACCTGATTTTGATCCCCTATTTTCTGATGCTGCTGGTGTTGAGCTTCTATGGCTGCCACCGTTTTGCGATGATTCGGGGCTATTTTAAGGGCTTGAAGAACATGCCGAAGGAACCGGCACAGCGATTCACCCAGCTGCCTAAGGTCACAATTCAACTTCCTCTATTTAATGAGCGTTTTGTCGTAGAGAGGCTTTTGGAGAGCGCGAGCCGGGTTCGTTACCCCGAGGGGCTGCTGCAGATCCAAGTGTTGGACGATTCGACGGATGACACTGCTCCGTTCACGAAGGAATTGGTCGACAGTTATATCGAGCGTGGCTTCAATATGGAGTATCGCCATCGCAGCAATCGCCAGGGCTACAAGGCCGGTGCGTTGCAAGCGGGGCTGGCTACAGCGACTGGGGAATTGATGGCAATCTTCGATGCGGACTTCGTCATTCCCGAAGATTTCCTCGAAAATACAGTTCACTATTTCACCGATGAAAAGGTCGGTGTGGTGCAGACGCGCTGGAGCTATCTCAACCGGCACTATAACCTGTTGACCGAAGTCCAGACCATGCTGTTGGACGGTCACTTCATCCTGGAGCACGGTGCCCGCGCCGGGACCGGACTCTTCTTCAACTTCAACGGCACGGCTGGCATCATGCGCAAGTCGATGGTGGAAGATGCGGGCGGCTGGCAGCATGACACGCTCACCGAAGATAGCGATTTGAGCTATCGCGCACAGATTCGAGGCTGGCGCTTTGTGTACCTTCCGCATGTGCATTGTCCGTCGGAGTTGCCGGTGGAAACCTACAGCTTTCAGGTGCAGCAATCGCGTTGGGCCAAGGGTCTGACACAGTGCGCGAAGAAACTGCTGAAGATGATTCTGAGCAAGGATCTTCCGTTCCGCGTCAAGCTGGAGGCGTTTTGCCACCTGACCCCGAACATTTCGTATCCGATGATGATTCTGGTGTCGGCACTGATGCTGCCGGTGATGATCATTCGCTTCTACATGGGGCCGCTCGAAATGTTGCTGTTGGACTTTCCGCTGATCATTGCGAACTTCGTCAGCCTGACGGCCTTCTATTTGATCGCGCAGCGTGAGTTGGACCCGAAGGGCTGGAAGCGCACCATCTGGTTTATGCCCGCTCTGATGGCGGCTGGGGTGGCGCTCACCATCAGCAACACGAAGGCGGTGCTCGAGGCCTTATTCAACGTGCAGACCAGCTTTGCGCGCACGGCGAAATACAATCTGAGCGACAAGAAAATCAAAGTGGATCAGGCCGAGTATCGCCGCAAAAGCGGTTGGCTGCCCTTTCTCGAGATCGCGATGGGCAGCGCTTTTCTGGCAATGGTCTACTACTGCATCGAATCGTTGAACTTCCTGAGTATTCCGTTCCTGATGATTTTTGTGAGCGGATACTACTGGGCTGGATTCAGCACACTCTGGCAAGAGTATCAGGGCCTGCTGCAGTTCCGTGCCGCTACGAAAGCAGCTCTCGAAGCCGCTCCGCAGCAAATAAACCGCTAAGCGCGGCGCCTTCGACGCGCGCTCCTCCAAAGGCATCTCCGGCCAGCAGCAGGGGTTTCTTCGAATCGACTTCGTAGAAACTCGTGTTGTGCTGAACGGTGGGCTTGGCATACTTCCAGCGATGCAGCTTCCAGGCCGTTGCCTGGTAGCCATTGAGGAGCATGGGCGCTATGTCTTCCGCATTGCGTTCCCAGTGGTTGAGGCTGAATTGCGCACTGGCGTGGATGGTGAGGTTGTGGGAAGAAGGCGAGATGCCCTTTCGGCGGTTGTCCGCAATCCAGGTGACCGGTCCTCCATCGTCGATCTGCTTGTAGCCTGGCTCGGGAAGATCGGGGGCTTCGCTCAGGATTGCCATCAGGGCGAGGCAGCGGTCGTAGGTGATCGCTTCGAGCTCGGGGAGCTTGCGGTCGAGCATGGCGAGGGTTTGGGGCACCGGGCAGGTGGAGATCACCGCGTCGGCGTGCAGCACTTCATCGAAATCGGTCTCCAGGTTCCAGACACCTGCGGATTCAAAGATCTGACGGACCTTGGTGCCGCAGCGGAGGTCGAGGCCCTGGCAGAGGTGGGTGGCGATCGAGTTCATGCCTGCCTGGCCGATGTAGCGGTCCCGATCCCAGAGACGGATGATCCCCTTGGTCTCCCAGGCGCGCTGGTAGCTGGCGAAACGTTCGTGGCGCACCGTGAAGTACTGCGCACCGTAATCAAAGATGGCGCCCTCAAAGGGACGCGTGGCTAGGCGGCCTCCGGCGCGATTGCCTTTATCGAGAACCGTCACCTGGAAGCCGTGGCGCCGGAGATCATGAGCGGCCATCAGGCCGCTGATTCCCGCACCGAGAATCACAACACTTTTTTGCACTACTTCCAGTTTCGCTGGAGAATGTTACAGAGAGATCAAATCGATGTTTATGGTGCGTGTGGCGGAGATTCGGGAGGATTGGGGTTCTTGGCCGATTGATGGAGCGGAAGAAAAAGAGACCTCGACCTGGGTCTATTTTTCGAATCCGGTAGTGGCAAAGAGTTTTGCCAAGGCCTTCTCTTCGAAGGTGGAGAAGGCGGTCTGGGAAGTGGATTTGAGCTACCAGCAGGAATGGACGGCGAAGGCGGTGGGAACGAAGTGGTGGCTGGCTCCGGCCTCGGATCGAGAGGCGCCCGCGGGGCGGTTCCGGCTGGAGATGAGTCCAGGGCTGGTTTTTGGGACGGGCGAGCATGAGACGACTTGCGGTTGTCTCGAGATGATGGAACTCGTTGATTTTGCGGGCAAGCGCGTCTTTGATCTGGGCACCGGGACGGGGATTCTTTCGGAAGCGGCGCAAAAGCTGGGCGCTACTCTGGCGATTGGCTGTGACCTCGAATGGGATGCCGCCGTGATGGCGCAGCAGCGTGGCGTGACTGCCTACCAGGGGCCGAGCTTCGCACTTCCGGACGCCCAGTTTGATGTTCTTCTGGTGAATGTTCCAGGCTATGTGCACCTCGATCTGGCGCCCGAGTACGGACGCTTGCTCCAGGTGGGAGGCACTCTCATTCTGAGCGGCTACTATTCCTGGCAGGCGGAGCGGATTGAAGAGGCGCTGCCCGGCTTTGCGAAGCAGAGTCAGATTTTGCGGGGAGACGGTTGGGTGGCGGCAATCTTCTCGCATGCGGCCTCGACCGCATCTTCTGACTGAATCAAGATTCCCATGCTGCGGGCCAGTTCCTGCTTGGTTCCGGCGGCAACGAGCGCTTCTTCGAGGAGGTGGGTGTTGAAGCTTTTGCGCGGGATGGAGACGCCGACCCCAAGCTGGACGCAGCGGCGGGCATTATCGGGTTGATCGTGTGAGAAGGGCACGACTACCATTGGTTTGCCGGAGCGGAGCGCCTGAGCGGTGGTGCCGATGCCGCCCTGGTGGATGTTGACCGCCGCACGTGGCATGAGCGTGGAGTGCGGCGCGTAGGGAGAGACCAGGATGCGGTCTGAGGCGAGCTTCTGGTAGTGCGCAAAGTTGGTGCGGCCCACCAGAAAGATCGCCCGCTTCTTCATTCTTGTGACGGTGGTATGGGCTTCTTCATAGAAGGAGCCCGGGTCCAGAACGGCCGAGGTTCCGAGCGTGAACACGTAGGGCGGATCGCCAGCGGAGAAGAAGCTTTCGATGTCGGAATCGATGGAGAACTGATTGCCGTCCAGCTTGTCGTAGAAGGGAAAGCCGCACATGGTGAAGGGCTGTGGGAAGTCCGGTTTCGGCGCCATGAAGTGCCTGGAGAACAGCATGAGATTGCCATGAGGAGAAGTATGTCCGAAGAGGCGGGGGACTGCGTTTTGCGGCAGGCCTTCCTGTTTGGCGAGTTGGTAGACCTTCTTGAGCAGCAGGCGATTCAGCTGGTGCAGTCCGCTGAAGAGGATGCGGAGGATCGCAGGGGGAAGAGCAGGGAAGAAGGGCATCGCCGGGATGAGCGGCGGATCGAAGGCCGAAAACACGGCCGCCGGTTGCAAGGCCGAATGGATGTAGGGGAGTCTCAACTTGGCCGCAGCGAGCGGCAGGCCGAAGGCTAAGACAGAACCGAAGAGGATATCCGCGTTTCGCGCTTCGGCAAGCAGGATGCGGTAAGACTCTGCCAGAGGTGGAAGGAACAGTTCCTGCAGGACATAGCGTGTGCCATCGAGGCTATCCATGGCCTTCCGGCGAGTTTCGCGGTCGTGCTCGAGTTGGTCGAGCTGTGGCGGAATCGCAACAAAACGGATGCCTTCCGATTCGACCTTCTCGCGATACATACTGCTGCTGGCGAGGGTGACCCAATGGCCGCGCTGCTTGAGGCCAATGGCAATGGCGAGGTAAGGGTGCAGGTCTCCGAAGGAGCCCAGGGTGGCGATCAGGACATGCTTTGCCATTCGTGGATGTGGCCTCCCTCGGCAAGAACGCGGCGGATTTCAGGGGTGATGGGGCCGGAGGTGTAGATGTCGGTAAAAAAGCCATCGCGCCAGGGAAGATCATCGGCATTGCCTTCGGTGAACATGCAGTTATCGAGACCGAGCGATTCGGCAAGGGCGCGGGCGCGGTCGATCACGTCGAGCTGATCTGCAACTCCGACAAACAAACCATCTACCAGCTTGGGCCAGCCATCGAGGATGGGGACCACCAGAATCTTGCGGTTTGGCAGCACACTTCTATTCTGGGATGATATTGAGCATGCTGAGAAGTCTGTTATTGGTTTTCTTTGCCTTAGATGGATTGGCGCAAGGGATTTCCCTGAGTGAGTACGCAGGGCGCCGCGAAGCCTTACGGAAGACTTTGACGGATGGGGTAGTCGTGATGTGGGCCGCGCAACCTCCTCCCGATATCTATGATCGGAATGGCGTGTTCCAGGAGCAGTACTTCTTCTATCTGACGGGCTGGAAGGAGCCGAATGCGGCTCTTTTGTTGTGTGGGGCCTGTCCGGCGGGAAGCCGGGAAGTGCTGTTTCTGCCCAAGCGCAACGCGCGCAAGGAGATCTTTGAAGGGCCCCAGGTAGCGCCAGGAGACCGGGATGCCGTGGCCAAGACGGGTTTTGCGACGGTGCTTCCGTTTGAGAAGTTGGAGGGCACGATTGCCCGTGCGCTGGAATCAGCAGGAGACCTGTATACCCTGTTCGATGGCCATGAGACGACGCTGGCTAAGATTGCCCCTCTGCGCGAGGTGAAAGACGTCAAGATGGCGTTGAATCGCATGCGCATGAAGAAGAGCGATGCGGAGATTGCATTGCTGCAGAATGCGGTGGATGCGAGCGTGGCCGCGCATCTGGAGAGCTGGACGGTAACGAAGCCGGGCTTGTACGAGTATGAAGTGTCGGCTGTGATGCAGCAGGTCTACTATTCAAAAGGTTGTGAGAGAAACGCCTATCCGCCGACTGTCGGGAGTGGTCCGAATAGCGTGATCCTGCATTACTCGGCGAACAAGCGGCGGATGGATGCCGGGGACGTGATGGTGTTGGATGTAGCTGCCGAATGTTCGATGTACGCGGCTGACATTACGCGCACCATTCCCGTCGATGGTACCTGGACTGAACGGCAGAAGCAGATTTACCAGATGGTGCTGGGGGCGCAGCAGGCGGTCATCGATGCCGCCAAGCCCGGCATGTTGTTGAGCGAGATGACAAAGATTGCCCGCGATTATTTCGACAAGCAAGGCAATGGACCGAATGGCAAGCCGTGGGGTAGCTATCTGACGCATGGGGTGAGTCATCATATTGGGCTGGATGTACATGATCCCTTCGATCCTGCGATGCCGCTGCCGGAGGGCGCGGTGATTACGGTGGAGCCTGGGCTGTATTTGCCCGAGGAGAATCTTGGCGTCCGGATTGAGGACATGATTGTGTTGACGAAGGACGGGTCGCGCTTGATGACGAGCGCGTTGCCGCGGGAACCTGATGAGATTGAGCGGAGGATGAAGCACTGAGCGCAGCGCGCAGGCAGTTGGGATATCTGGGCGGGCTGCTGAGCGTTTGCTTCGCGGTGGCGCTGCTCTTTGGTTGGTCGCAGGCGGCTTCGCAATTGGATGGCCAGGCCTATGACTGGCTGTTTTCTGTCAATCAGCCGGAGAACTGGAAGCCCAAGGCGATGCTGCTGGCCATTGATGAGGGCAGCCTCATTGAGATTGGCGGTGCTCGTCATCTGCGGCAAGCGCTGGCCGATGCACTCGACGAAGTGTGTGCGGCCAAGCCGCTGGCGATCGCAGTCGACTTGATGCTTTCGACGACCGAGGAACCGAAGAGCGATCAGGCGCTGGAACGTGCGTTCCAAAAGTGTCCGAGCGTTGTGCTGGGCACCGACATCATGCGCGATGGCTTGCAATGGGAAGAGCCGACGGCCGCATTCCGCAAAGTGGCTGCGTCCTTGGGACACGTGCATGCCGATCCGGACCCGGTGAGCCGGCGGATTCCGCTGGAGAAGGCTGTGGCGGCCAGGCGGTATTGGGCTTTGGCGCTGGAGGCGTTTCGGCTGTCGCGGCAGTCGGGGCCGATCCTCGAAACTCCGGAGGACTTGGAAGTGGGGATGACGAAGGTGCCTGCGGCGCGGCCGACGGCGCGTAGTGTCTATATTCGCTATGCACCGGCTCCAATTCCGCAAGTGAGCTTGAAGGAATTGCGTAAGAACCCTGCCTCGGCACTCTTGTTTAGCGGCAAAGTGGTCTTTGTCGGGTATACCGACCAGAGTTCCGCTCGCGACCGCCTGATGACGCCGATGGGGCATCTGATGACCGGTGTCGAGATCCACGCGAATCTGTTTGAGACGCTGCAACAAGGGGTGTTTCTCGAAGATGCGCCAGTGAGTTTTCCGGTGCTGTTGACCTTGATTGCCGTTGTGGGCGCGGGGCTGATCTTTGTGTTTCTGAGCGGGTCGATTGCCTGGGTGTCAGCCGCCGCGTGGCTGGTGTTGATTCATTTTGTGCCGCAGTGGTTGTTCTGGGACAATCTGTTTCTGCGGCCGACCATGCCACTGACCGGTGTCTGGCTGGCGACGATTGCATCGGCGAGCTTCCATTACTTTGTGATTCGCCGGCAGTGGAAGAAGAGCGAAGCGGACAAGAATCGCTACCAGCAGGCGATCCATTTTGTGACGCACGAGATGAAGACTCCGCTGACGGCGATCCAGGGGTCGAGCGAGATCATGAGCCGCTACAAGCTCAACGAAGACAAGCAGAAGCAGATTGCGCAGATGATTCATGCCGAGTCGAAAAGATTGGCGAGCATGATCCAAACTTTCCTCGATGTGGAACGTCTTGCGGAAGGTGAGATTGAGCTCAAGCGCGAGGTGTTTGGGTTGAACGATGTGTTGCTGGCGGCGCTGGAC
This window encodes:
- a CDS encoding protein-disulfide reductase DsbD family protein; amino-acid sequence: MIRVDQPAPIRKMDPGFGTETETFGDAVEFTLVAKATRDIAANQPDLAVEVRYQACDDSQCLPPRKKAVVYDAAFAWTTTPTQTAPAQKSISEFLLLAFGFGLASVLTPCVFPMIPITMSFFLQKQGASKGRILADAVLFCAGIVVLFTAIGFALTAILGPFGVVSIGSNVWVNSFICIVFFALALSLLGAYEITLPSGLLTKLNSASDGGGIAGTLLMGLTFSLTSFACVGPFVGTLLAASIQGDKLLPALGMMAFSFGLSLPFFFLALFPGVLKGLPRAGSWMIRIKVVMGFLILAAMLKYLSNVDAVLHWGFLTRERFLAAWVVLFALPGFYLLGKIPMDGIKIGESLGVGRALVGTLFITFALSLVPGMFGANLGELEAYVPAAAEGSRASFGGPAEAKLPWMKNDLQAAIARAKAENKLVFVNFTGVACTNCHWMKANMFPKPEIKEALEKFVLIELYTDELDDPNSVANQKLQESLFQTVAIPYYAVFNTDQKVVASFPGLTKDAGEFSKFLNSALGKA
- the plsX gene encoding phosphate acyltransferase PlsX; its protein translation is MITIAVDAMGGDHAPKSEVEGALRAVKAFDVRVVLVGRESVIKDELNLHGKWKNLPIEITNASEVITMEDSAAKAMRTKKDSSIRVACRLVRDGVAAGVVSAGNTGAAMATSKMVQGMIRGVERPALATAFPTLKGTPTVLVDIGANVDASAEMLAQFAFMGHIYSRAIFGIPKPRVGLLSIGEEEHKGNALTHATTPLLKQLPIHFIGNVEGRDLYTGLADVIVCDGFIGNVALKVSEGLVEVFKSMLKESLSSTITRQVGAVLAKNGFSELKRRTDYSEYGGAPLLGVRGVCIICHGRSNPNAIKNAIRVAAEYANNSVNDRIEEGLATLRESK
- the rpmF gene encoding 50S ribosomal protein L32, which gives rise to MPNPKRRHSKRRTSTRRAHDAIAKPVGSECSNCGASKLPHRACPSCGFYKGRAVVEVEKY
- a CDS encoding YceD family protein, which codes for MFLNVRDMELRPLRISLELPVDAIDFLDPKLKQASPLKVEGQAELRQVLDEIRVKGHLKLDFDIECDRCLESYRFPVDTDFDLVYLPESPDMKPEEGLGDEDVEIGFYAGEGLELNDLLREQVVLALPMQRTCREDCQGLCPSCGENWNLRDCTCEPVEAKDHWEALRGLKLKS
- a CDS encoding glycosyltransferase, which encodes MLIGTESPAFLLAAPSTAEKLLDALFDDTFAGVHSLAAFDYLILIPYFLMLLVLSFYGCHRFAMIRGYFKGLKNMPKEPAQRFTQLPKVTIQLPLFNERFVVERLLESASRVRYPEGLLQIQVLDDSTDDTAPFTKELVDSYIERGFNMEYRHRSNRQGYKAGALQAGLATATGELMAIFDADFVIPEDFLENTVHYFTDEKVGVVQTRWSYLNRHYNLLTEVQTMLLDGHFILEHGARAGTGLFFNFNGTAGIMRKSMVEDAGGWQHDTLTEDSDLSYRAQIRGWRFVYLPHVHCPSELPVETYSFQVQQSRWAKGLTQCAKKLLKMILSKDLPFRVKLEAFCHLTPNISYPMMILVSALMLPVMIIRFYMGPLEMLLLDFPLIIANFVSLTAFYLIAQRELDPKGWKRTIWFMPALMAAGVALTISNTKAVLEALFNVQTSFARTAKYNLSDKKIKVDQAEYRRKSGWLPFLEIAMGSAFLAMVYYCIESLNFLSIPFLMIFVSGYYWAGFSTLWQEYQGLLQFRAATKAALEAAPQQINR
- a CDS encoding NAD(P)/FAD-dependent oxidoreductase, translated to MQKSVVILGAGISGLMAAHDLRRHGFQVTVLDKGNRAGGRLATRPFEGAIFDYGAQYFTVRHERFASYQRAWETKGIIRLWDRDRYIGQAGMNSIATHLCQGLDLRCGTKVRQIFESAGVWNLETDFDEVLHADAVISTCPVPQTLAMLDRKLPELEAITYDRCLALMAILSEAPDLPEPGYKQIDDGGPVTWIADNRRKGISPSSHNLTIHASAQFSLNHWERNAEDIAPMLLNGYQATAWKLHRWKYAKPTVQHNTSFYEVDSKKPLLLAGDAFGGARVEGAALSGLFAAERLRELLS
- a CDS encoding 50S ribosomal protein L11 methyltransferase, giving the protein MFMVRVAEIREDWGSWPIDGAEEKETSTWVYFSNPVVAKSFAKAFSSKVEKAVWEVDLSYQQEWTAKAVGTKWWLAPASDREAPAGRFRLEMSPGLVFGTGEHETTCGCLEMMELVDFAGKRVFDLGTGTGILSEAAQKLGATLAIGCDLEWDAAVMAQQRGVTAYQGPSFALPDAQFDVLLVNVPGYVHLDLAPEYGRLLQVGGTLILSGYYSWQAERIEEALPGFAKQSQILRGDGWVAAIFSHAASTASSD
- a CDS encoding glycosyltransferase: MAKHVLIATLGSFGDLHPYLAIAIGLKQRGHWVTLASSSMYREKVESEGIRFVAIPPQLDQLEHDRETRRKAMDSLDGTRYVLQELFLPPLAESYRILLAEARNADILFGSVLAFGLPLAAAKLRLPYIHSALQPAAVFSAFDPPLIPAMPFFPALPPAILRILFSGLHQLNRLLLKKVYQLAKQEGLPQNAVPRLFGHTSPHGNLMLFSRHFMAPKPDFPQPFTMCGFPFYDKLDGNQFSIDSDIESFFSAGDPPYVFTLGTSAVLDPGSFYEEAHTTVTRMKKRAIFLVGRTNFAHYQKLASDRILVSPYAPHSTLMPRAAVNIHQGGIGTTAQALRSGKPMVVVPFSHDQPDNARRCVQLGVGVSIPRKSFNTHLLEEALVAAGTKQELARSMGILIQSEDAVEAACEKIAATQPSPRKI
- a CDS encoding M24 family metallopeptidase, whose protein sequence is MLRSLLLVFFALDGLAQGISLSEYAGRREALRKTLTDGVVVMWAAQPPPDIYDRNGVFQEQYFFYLTGWKEPNAALLLCGACPAGSREVLFLPKRNARKEIFEGPQVAPGDRDAVAKTGFATVLPFEKLEGTIARALESAGDLYTLFDGHETTLAKIAPLREVKDVKMALNRMRMKKSDAEIALLQNAVDASVAAHLESWTVTKPGLYEYEVSAVMQQVYYSKGCERNAYPPTVGSGPNSVILHYSANKRRMDAGDVMVLDVAAECSMYAADITRTIPVDGTWTERQKQIYQMVLGAQQAVIDAAKPGMLLSEMTKIARDYFDKQGNGPNGKPWGSYLTHGVSHHIGLDVHDPFDPAMPLPEGAVITVEPGLYLPEENLGVRIEDMIVLTKDGSRLMTSALPREPDEIERRMKH
- a CDS encoding CHASE2 domain-containing protein: MGYLGGLLSVCFAVALLFGWSQAASQLDGQAYDWLFSVNQPENWKPKAMLLAIDEGSLIEIGGARHLRQALADALDEVCAAKPLAIAVDLMLSTTEEPKSDQALERAFQKCPSVVLGTDIMRDGLQWEEPTAAFRKVAASLGHVHADPDPVSRRIPLEKAVAARRYWALALEAFRLSRQSGPILETPEDLEVGMTKVPAARPTARSVYIRYAPAPIPQVSLKELRKNPASALLFSGKVVFVGYTDQSSARDRLMTPMGHLMTGVEIHANLFETLQQGVFLEDAPVSFPVLLTLIAVVGAGLIFVFLSGSIAWVSAAAWLVLIHFVPQWLFWDNLFLRPTMPLTGVWLATIASASFHYFVIRRQWKKSEADKNRYQQAIHFVTHEMKTPLTAIQGSSEIMSRYKLNEDKQKQIAQMIHAESKRLASMIQTFLDVERLAEGEIELKREVFGLNDVLLAALDRARVLAEKKEMAMSVGAIPAGQLRGDKELLEYAIYNLLNNAVKYSPESTGIECNCVVESGKVKIAIRDHGMGMEPQDLKKIFDRFYRSKRAEESGISGTGIGLSIVNEIVQQHEGRIDVESELGVGSVFTVILPFRPSASVDSEVGNANQRTTIAR